The genomic DNA CTGGTCAGGGCTGGACGGAATGCGGTTGCAGCGTCCATCTTCACCAAAGCGTAAGCCATGATAAGGGCAGATTATCCCGTGTTCATCGTGAAAGCCCAGCGTCAGCGGTACGCCGCGGTGCGGGCAAACGTCCCGGGCGACCACAACCTGGTCTTTGACGCGGTAGATAACCAGTTGTTCGTCGAGCAGGGTGGCTTTGACCGGTGCCGCGCCGATGTCGCAGGCGCGAGCAACCGGATGCCAGCATTTTGCCAGACGCAGCCAGTCCTCTGGCTCAAACGTACAATGGGCGGGTGGAGTCGGTTGTATTTTCATGGTTGTCCCTCTCGCGTTCAGCCTAAAGGCCCGGCCTGAATGGTGTCGCACAGACCGTTAATGATGCGCTCTCCGGTCTCCTCTTTGAGCTCCTGGTACCAGGCCCGGGTCAATGCCATGTCTTTGCCATGCGTGATATCACAGCGTTTACGGGCCTTAAGCACCAGGTCGCGGACCCGGTCACAGCGCAGCGCTTCGTACTGCCGCAACGCCAGTGCGATGTTGTGGTTCTCGCGCAGGCAGTCACCCAGCACCACGGCGTCCTCCATCGCCGCGCATCCGCCCTGGCCGATATCCGGCGTGGTGCTGTGCGCGGCATCGCCAAGAAGCGCCACGTTGCCGCGCACCAGGGTGTCGAACGGTTCAATGTCGTGGATTTCGATACGGTTTGTGGTCTCGGGATCCAGCGCGGCGATGAGCTTCTGTACCGGTGGCGCCCAGCCGCGGAAATAGCCCGTGAGATCGGCGCGAAGGGTAGTGCGATCTTCCGCCAGCCCGAGGGGGAGCGGAACATCAAAAAAGAAATAGAAGCGTCCGCCGGCGACGGGCATCAGCGAAACGCGCTTGCCCTCGCCGACGAAGGTGGTCCACTGGTGCGCAGGGGCAATCTCTTCATCAATCTTCACCAGCCCGTTCCAGTTGACGTAACCGGCGTAGCGGCGCTCGGGCGTATAGCCCAGCACGTACGGGCGAACCGCGGAGTGACTGCCATCGGCGGCAATCAGGAAATCCCCCGTCGCGGTAGTACCGTCGGTGAAGGTGACGGTGACGCCAGCCGCGTCCTCACGGACGCTTTCAACGCGTTTGCCGAACTGAACGTTCTCGTGCCCCCAGAAGTTCAGCATTTCGCGCTGCAGTTCCGTACGCGACACGGGGCAGGGGCGACCGCCCGTGCGCTCGACCAGCGGGGCAAGGCTAAAGCGGGTGAGGGTATCGCCGCGCCGGTGATCCTTATAGGCCATAAAGCGCATAGGGCCGCCGTAGGTCTCGATGATGTCGCCCATCCCGAGGTGCTGCATGCATTTCACCCCATTGGGCCAGATGGAGATGGCCGCACCGACGGGCTTCATCTCTTTCACGGCCTCAAACACGGTACAGTCGATTCCCGCCTTCTTCAGCGCTACAGCAGCGCTCAGGCCGCCAATGCCCGCGCCAATAACGATTGCTCTCATGCTTCTCTCCTTTTGCAGGGTGTAAAAAGGGAAGAGCAATTTGCGTACCAGGCTGCAGAGTGGCGAAAAGCGCGTTGTTTGAAGCGGTTTTGCACTGCTAAGGTGCGCAAACGCGGTGAGAATGCCTTTTTATGAATCAATAATTTCCTGTTGTGCGATCCAGAATCGACTGTTTCATGGGGGATGGCAAGAGTGGCGTAGTTTGTGCAAAGCGAGAAAACGACGATATGACGGGAGCGAGTATGATTGCACTGCAAACTTTTAATCAACTGAGCCACGAAGAGGCGCTCGCGCATTTGCAGCCCTGCGTGGCGTTGCCCGACTGGGCCGATGCGCTGGTGCAGGGGCGGCCCTATTTACACCGCAAAGCACTGTTCGACGCCGCCCGGGCGCTGGCACAAACTTGGGATGAAACGGCGCTTACGCAGGCCCTGAATGCGCACCCGCGTATTGGTGAGAAACCGACGGGAGCCCGGGCGGAGGCGATGCTTTCGCGCCAGGAGCAGGGCGCCGTCGACAACCGCGACAGGCAGCTGGCACAGGCACTGCAGGAAGGGAACGCTCGCTACGAGGCCCGTTTTGGACGCGTGTTTTTGATCCGCGCGAAAGGCCGTAGCGGTGAGGAGATTTTACGCGCCCTCAACGCCCGGCTGGAAAACAGCGATGCGCGGGAGGTACAGGCCGCACTGGAACAGCTGCGGGAAATTACGCTGCTTCGGCTGGAAGGAGTCATTGACGAATGAGTACGTTAAGCACGCATATTCTTGATATTTCGACGGGAAAACCGGCGCAGGGCGTAAGGGTTTATCTTGAGCAGGACGGCGTCGTATTGGCCACTGCTTTTACTAACGCCCAGGGGCGCATCACCGCGTTTATCCCTTTCCTGCCTGCAGGACGTTACCGGCTGGTGGCCGAGATAGGGGCTTGGTTCACCGAAACCGGCCGCGACACGCTTTACCCCTGCGCACAGATCGATTTTGTGACGGGAGAAACGGCAGACGAGCACTTCCACCTGCCGTTTGTGATTGCGCCGGGCGGGTGGTCAACCTACCGCGGCAGTTGACCACACCTGCACACCGTTGACCCAGGTCTCGCTAATATTGCGCTCGTCGCCCAGGGTCATCAGCACAAACAGCTGCTCATAAATGTCCTGACAGCGCCGGTTACGCAGGCGCTGTAGCGGCGTAACGGCCGGGTCGATGACGATAAAATCGGCCTCTTTGCCGGGGGCGAAATTGCCAATTTTATCGTCCAGCCTCAGGGCGTGAGCGCCGCCCAGCGTGGCGTGATAAAACGCTTCGCTGGCGCGCAGGCGGTAGCTCTGCAGCTGACCCACCTTGTACGCCTCCCCGAGGGTGCGCAGCATGCTGAAGGTGGTTCCGGCACCCACATCGGTGCCAATGCCCATACGTACCTGGTGTTGCCAGCAGGCGGGTAAGCGGAACAGTCCGCTGCCAAGAAACAGGTTCGAGGTGGGGCAAAACGCCACCGCCGAGCCGGTATCGTGCAGACAGCGCCATTCGCTCTCATGGAGGTGGATCCCATGGGCAAACACGCTGCGTTCGCCGGTCAGCCCGTAATGATGATACACATCCAGATAACGTTCATGTTCCGGCCACAGATCGCTTACCCAGGCCACTTCATTTGGGTTTTCGCTCAGATGGGTCTGCATCCACGTGTCGGGAAACTCCTCTCTGAGCAGGCTGACCGCGGCCAGCAGTTCCGGTGAGGAGGTCGGGGCAAAGCGTGGCGTAATGGCGTAGCCCAACCGTCCACGGTGGTGCCAGCGCTGGATCAACTCGCGCGTCTGCCGGTAGCTCTCTTTCGCGGTTTCACTCAGGTAGTCAGGCGTGTGGCGGTCCATCATCACCTTGCCGGCGATAAGGCGCATGTTAAGGCGCAGGGCCTCGGTGAACAGCGCCTCGACCGATTCAGGATGCAGCGTACAAAACACCAGCGCGGTGGTGGTGCCGTGGCTGACCAGTTGGTTGATGAAAAACGCCGCAATCTCTTTCGCATAGGCCTCATCGGCAAACTGGCTTTCTACCGGGAACGTGTAGGTGGTCAGCCACTCCAGCAGCTGCTCACCAAAAGCGCCAATCATCTCCGTCTGCGGGTAATGGACGTGGGTATCGACAAAACCCGGGAGCAGCAGTTTGCCGCGCAGGTCGGTGTACCCTTTGTAGGGATCAAGATACTGCTCGCCCTCCTGCCAGGCCATCTGCGCCAGAATTTTGCCGTTATGGATGAACAACAGCCCGTCTTCAAGGTAGCGCGCCTGTTGGGCGATAACGTCTGCACTGTCGCAGACCTGGGCAATATCAAAAAATGCACAGCGGATCGCAGTCTGGTAGTCCATCATGATTCCTGCCTTAGTGTTTGCGTAGCGGGGTGATGAGACTGAGCAAAAACGGTGCCAGAATGAAAAAGGCCGCAGAGGAACTGCGGCCCGGAGGAAGGGTTACTCTTTTTGCGTTGCCACGCGGGGGCTGTACGACGAGGCGCCTGCCGCTTCACGCTCTTCCCGCGCCAGCCAGCGGTAGGTGACCCCGCCCAGGAAGACGCCGATAAACCAGCTAAAGTTTGCCACTTCATGCAGGGAGGGAATAAAGCTTATCACCAGTCCAACGGCAACGGATGGGACCAGCGCGCCGATGGCTTTCGGGTTGAAACCGTTGCGATACCAGTATTTGCCTTTTGGCGTGTCATCAAACAGATCGTCTACGGAGACCTTGCCGCGCTTAATCAGGTAAAAATCGGCAATCAGAATCCCGAACAGCGGGCCAATAAATGCCCCGAGCACGTCCAGAGTGTAGTGGATAAGCTCCGGCGAGTTAAACAGGTTCCACGGGGTTAACAGGATAGAGCCGACGGCGGCGATCATCCCCCCGGTGCGGAAGCTGATTTTTTGCGGTGAACAGTTAGAGAAATCAAACGCCGGGGAGACGAAGTTCGCCACGATGTTGATCCCGATGGTGGCGGTGATCATGGTCAGCAAGCCAATGGCCACGGCCAGATCGTTGCCCACACGGCTGACGGTTTCAATCGGGTCAGTGATCATGCGGCCAAACAGCGATTGCGTACCCGACACAATCACCACGGTAACGATGGAGAACAGCAGGAAGTTAAACGGCAGACCCCAGCGGTTACCGCGGCGGATCTCTCCCATGCTTTTACCGTAGCGGGAGAAGTCACCAAAATTGAGCAGCGGGCCGGAGAAGTAAGAGACCACCAGCGCCGTGGCGGTGATCATCTGCCAGGTCTGCTCACCGGCGCTCAGGGATTTGCTGGCGAGGGTAAAGGAGATGCCGTCAAAACCGGTCTTGTATACAATCCATCCCGCCAGCGCCAGCATCACTACGTAGACCGCCGGACCGGCGATATCAATAAAGCGCTTAATGGCGCTCATGCCGTGCCAGAAGACCATCGCCTGCAGCACCCACATGATAGCGAAACAGATCCAGCCAAGATGCGACAGGCCCAGGAACGAACCGGTGGTGAGCGTCGCGAGTGAAGGCCAGAACTTAAGCGCCACCAGCATCAGCGCGTTGGCGGCCAGGTAGGTCTGAATGCCGTACCATGCGAAAGCAATCAGCCCGCGGATCACCGCCGGAATATTGGCCCCGAAAACGCCAAATGCCTGACGGCAAATCACCGCGTAGGGTACGCCTGCCATCTGACTCGGTTTCGCCACCAGGTTGGCACACAACTGCACAATGCAAATCCCTATCAGCAGGCAGAGCAAGACCTGCCAGCTTGCCAGCCCGAGCGTAAAGAAGCTCGCGGCAACAACATAACCCCCCATGCTGTGGACGTCCGACATCCAGAAAGAAAAGATGTTGTACCAGCTCCAGTTCTGGTCACGCGTCGGTGCCAGATCCTCATTGCAAAGCCGTGGGCTGTAAACCGCACCGGAATCAGCGGCCGTACCGTGCTGCGCGTTTTGTCTGTTTGGCATGAAACCTGCTCCTGTGAATGAAAACCCGTTAAGTGGGAGTGCAGACGGTGTTGCAGGATCCAGGCCAAAATAATAAATCTTGTATGCAATATTTTATTTTTATGTATACGATTCGATAGCGAAAAGTAAAAATCGGAGTGGTTAATGAACAACATAAACAGCCTGCAGACCGCGCCAGACCTGCATGACAAAGATGAATCCATCTTTCAGGCGCTGATGACCGCGATAGTCGAACATCAGTTGCTCCCGGGAAGTAAATTGCCTGAAGAGGCGCTGGCTGAGGTCTTCGGCGTGAGCCGCACCGGTATTCGCAAGGTGCTGCAACGACTCGCCGCTGTGCAAATGGTCACCTTAACGCCCAAACGTGGTGCACACGTGGCCAGCCCGACGGTAGAAGAGGCGCAGCAGATCTTCCGCACGCGCGCTCTGCTTGAGGTGGCTAACCTGCCAGACGTGCTGGCCCACTGTCAGCCGCCGCATCTGGCTGCACTGGAAGGGATTATTCGCCAGGAGCAGCAGGCGCACGAAGCGTATGACGGTCCCGCCGCAATCCGCCACTCCGCCAATTTCCATATTCAGCTTCAGGCCATTTCAGGCAATCAGGTGCTGACAGAGATGGTGACCGGACTGAGCCAGCGGTCGTCGCTGGTGATCGCAGCCTGGGGCGCGCCGTGGCGTCAGGGCTGCCGCTGCAATGACCACGAGCAACTGGTGGAACTCTTGCGCCAGAAGGCGCTCCAGCCCCTGAGTGAGGCCTTAATGCACCATTTTGAACATATTGTCGCCAGCCTCTGTTTCGAACGGGCCGGTGAGTGCCTGCCTGATTTTGCCCGGCTGTTCGCCAGCCACAAGGAGTCGTAATGTCGTCTGTTTGTATACAAGTGATTAACCCCAACACCAGCCTCGCGATGACGGAAACCATCGGCGCCGCAGCCCGCGCGGTAGCAGCACCGGGAACGGAGATCCTCGCCGTCTGCCCGAGCGCAGGTGTGCCCTCGATAGAAGGTCATTTTGATGAGGCCATCGCCGCCGTGGGCGTTCTCGAACAGATAAAACGCGGACGGCAACAGGGCGTGGATGGACACGTGATTGCCTGCTTTGGTGACCCCGGCCTGCTGGCGGCGCGCGAGCTGGCGCAGGGGCCGGTCATCGGTATCGCAGAAGCTGCGATGCATATGGCCACGCTGGTGGCAACACGCTTTTCCGTTGTGACTACGCTGCCGCGCACGCGGATTATCGCCCGTCATCTGTTGCACCAGTATGGTTTCCAGGACCACTGTGCAGCCCTGCATGCCATCGATCTGCCGGTGCTGGCACTGGAAGACGGTAGCGGCCTTGCTCAGGAGAAGGTGCGCGCGCGCTGCATCCAGGCGCTGAAAGAAGATGGCTGCGGCGCGATTGTGCTCGGCTGCGGTGGAATGGCGACGCTGGCGCAGGAGCTGACGCGCGAGCTGCACGTGCCGGTGATCGACGGCGTCAGCGCGGCGGTGAAAATGGTCGAGTCGCTGGTGGCGCTGGGGCTGTCAACCAGCAAGCACGGGGACCTGGCTTTCCCGGAGAAAAAAGCGTTGAGCGGACACTTTCAGGCACTGAATCCATTTTAATTGAGGGGGTGATAATGGCGCTTTTTAACGAAGATTATCCGCGGGACTTACGCGGCTATGCAGGCAAGCCGCCGCACGCGCAGTGGCCGAACCAGGCGCGCATCGCCGTGCAGTTTGTACTCAATTACGAAGAAGGGGCGGAAAACCACGTTCTGCACGGTGATGCCGGCTCAGAACAATTCCTCTCGGACATCATCGGTGCGGCCAGTTATCCGGACAGACACATGTCGATGGACTCCCTCTATGAATACGGCAGCCGCGCTGGGTTCTGGCGGATCCATAACGAATTCTGCAAGCGTGGCCTGCCGCTGACGGTCTTTGGCGTGGCAATGGCGCTGGCGCGACATCCCGATATCGTTGACGCCATCAAAGCGGCTGATTATGACGTGGTCAGCCACGGCTGGCGCTGGATCCACTATCAAAGTATGGATATCAACCAGGAGCGCGAGCACCTGCACAAGGCGGTGCATGTCCTGACTGACCTGTTTGGCAAACCGCCTGCCGGCTGGTACACCGGGCGTGACAGCCCAAACACCCGCCAGCTGGTAGTGGAGCATGGGGGCTTTGACTATGACAGCGACTACTATGGCGACGATTTACCGTTCTGGACGCAAGTGGCGTGCAGCGACGGCACGCGCAAACCCCACCTGATTGTGCCGTATACGCTGGATGCCAACGACATGCGCTTCGCGACCGCGCAGGGGTTCAACACCGCCGAGCAGTTTTATACCTACCTGAAAGACAGCTTTGACGTGTTGTACGAAGAAGGGGAACGTGCGCCGAAGATGATGTCCATCGGCATGCATTGCCGTCTGCTGGGGCGTCCGGGGCGTTTTCGTGCTCTGCAGCGGTTCCTCGATTACCTTGCGCAGCACGATCGGGTATGGGTCTGTACCCGCCAGCAGATAGCCGATCACTGGCGTGAAGTGCACCCGTTTCAACAATAACGATCCAGCAGTGCGCCGGGCGGGCGGTGACGCCTGTCCCGGCCTGCTGCTTATCTGAGGGGAAAAGCGCCACCGGGCAGGGTTATTAACATTACGCCATCACGCTCACCTGCGCCGCCACAATCCGCCAGCCGTACGGGAAGCGTACCCATGTCTGCTGCTGGCGGCCAATCCGCTCCGTTCCTTCGCGGGTGAATTCGGTGCTACACACGGCGTAATCCTCTCCGAAGGTGGTGATTACCGTATGGCGCAACGTCCTTTGCAGACCCGCGGACGGGCGCGCCGCCCGAAAGGCGCGGATTTCCTCAATGCCGTACAGGTTTTCGCCCGCACCGAGACGCACCGTGTTTTTGTCGTGCCAGAACAGCTCATCCAGCACCGGAATGTTGTTGCTTACCAGCGCGTCTTCATAGCGGTAAAAGGCTGCGGTCACTTCTGCAACGACCCACGGAAGGTTAATGTCATCGTGATTTATCATGGTGCCATCTCCGCTGGCCGGGCATCGGTTATTCCGCTTGCTTCCAGCACCCGCGCCACGCGCAGGCAGGCTTGCTCGTTAAACGGTGCGGCGATCAACTGCAGGCCAACAGGTGCGCCCTGAGCGGTGCGCAGCGGGACGGTGGTAACGGGTAAACCTAAAAACGAAATCGGCTGCGTCAGCATGCCCATGCTGGCGCGAACCGGTAACGGCTGGCCGTTGATCTCCATGATCTCTTCGCCAATCCGCGTTGCACTGCGCGGCGTGGCCGGGGCGATCAGCACGTCGGCCTGCGCAAACAGCGCTTTAAACGCCTGTCGGGCCTGCGTGCGAAAACGCTGGGCCTGAATATACCAGGCAGAAGGGATCATCGCGCCGGCCAGCAGTCGCTCGCGGGAGTGCGGTTCAAAACGCCCGGGCTCGCGGCGAAGCGCGGGCAGGTACTGATTTCCGCCTTCCGAGGCGCTGATGATAAACGCCGCGGAGCGGGCCAGTTCGGCATCGGGGAATTGCAACGTTTCCTGCACGTCGAGGGCTTTTGCCACCCGCGCCACGGCGTCCCGCATGTCGCTGTCGCACCAGGTACTGAAATAGCCGCCGAGCACCGCGCAGCGCAAACCATCCAGACCGCGGTCGAGCAGGGGCCGGGTCTGCTCCCGGGAGCTCTCCGCCTGAAATTCGTCGCTGGTATCCCGACCCTGCAGTGCATCGTACACCGACGCCAGATCGCTCACGCGACGGGCAAACGGCCCGATGTGATCCAGACTGGCGACAAACGGATGGCTGCCGGCGCGTGACAGACGACCAAAAGTGGGCTTAAGACCGTATATTCCGCACAGGGAGGCCGGTACGCGAATCGACCCGTTGGTGTCGGTACCGAGCGAAAAATGGACCAGTCCGGCAGCGACCGCGGCGGCAGAGCCGCCGGACGATCCTCCGGCAATGCGTGTCACATCGTGCGGGTTACGCGTTGCGCCGTAGTAAGTGTTTTCCGTCGTAAAGCCGTAGGCGTAGGCATCCATGTTGACCATCCCCGACAATAAGCCACCGGCACTGCGCAGCTGGCGTACCGCAAAGCTGTCAGCGGTGGCGGGGGGGCGCTGGCTGAACAGCTCTGCACCGGCAAGGGTCGTATGCCCGGCGACGTCGAACAGGTTTTTCACCGCGTAGGGAATACCTGCCAGCGGCGGCAGAGGGCGTTTCTCCCGACGCAGGGTGTCGATATTCTCGGCTTCGGCCAACATGCGTTCTTCCGTGACGGTGGTCCAGGCGTTGATATGGGGATTGATGCGCGTAATGGCTTCCAGGGTCTGGCGGGCGATGTCATGGGCGCTCAGGTCGCCTGCACTCAGCGCCTGCTGGATCTCACTGATACTCATCTCGTGTAGCGTCATGCTTTGTATACTCCTGCGATCTCCAGACGGTCATCAAACGGCAGCGCCATCAGCGGGGCGGCCATCGCCGCGATACGGCAGAACTGCACATGGAGTTCTGCCCGGCGGGCGTCATCCAGCTCAACGCCCAGCACGGACTCCATTTGCGCCAGATAGGCATGCCAGTCAGGTTGTGTGGTATTCATCAGTCTCTCCTTAAAATCCGGCGGCGGCGCCGTTGCTGCGCGGGTCAAATGCCCCTTCAAACAGCCCGTTAGGATGGCGAACAATCGCACCCGCGTGGCCCATGGCTTCGCTGAATGCCGGGAAGCACTCCACGTCGTGGCCCAGCGCCTGCAGGCGCGCGACGGTCTGCGGCGTAAAGCGGCCTTCCACCTTCAGGGTGTCGGACGTCTGTCCCCAGGTGCGCCCCAGTAACCAGCGCGGGCGGGCGATGCTCTCCTGCAGTGGTACCCCCTGCACCACATAGCGGGTAAACAGTGCGGCCTGGGTTTGCGGCTGGCCGTCACCGCCCATCGAGCCGTAGACCATGACGCGTCCGTCATGCAGACGCGCGGCTGCCGGGTTCAGGGTGTGGAACGGTTGTTTTCCTGGCGCAAGCGCCAGCAGGTGACGGGGATTGAGGCTGAATGAGGCTCCCCGGTTTTGCCAGACGATGCCGGTATCAGGCAGGACCACGCCGCTGCCGAACTCGTGATAAATGCTCTGGATAAACGACACGGCAAGACCGCTGTTATCCATCACCCCCATCCAGACCGTATCACCAGGGCCTTTGCCGCAGCCCCACGGTGCGGCCTGGTTATCATCGACCTGGTCGGCGAGGGCGGCCAGTGCGGCAGGATCCAGCAGACCCTGGATATCGGTTTTCAGCTCGCGCGGGTCGGTGATATGGGCATCGCGCAGACCAAACGCCAGCTTGGTGGCCTCTACAATGCGGTGAACGGTGGTCGCTTCGTCAGCATCGGCCATGGACAGGCGGTCGGTTATCCCGAGGATCGCCAGCGACACCAGCCCCTGCGTTGGCGGCGCGAGGTTCCACACTTCGCCCTGCTGATGCTGTAATTTCAGCGGCGCGGTGCGCCGGGCGACATGCGCGTTTAGGTCAGCCAGGGTGATGGGCAGCCCCAGCGTTGCCATGCCCCGGGCCAGACGCTCCGCCATCGGGCCGCGATAAAAACTGTCCAGACCGTCTTCTGCGAGGTGCGAGAGCGTGGAGGCCAGCGCCGGTTGATAAAACCGGCTGCCGACCTGCGGCGGTTTGCCATCAGCCAGCCAGGTCTCCGCGAAGCCGGGCAGGTCCTTCAGTTCATCCAGCTTACTGGCCGTGGCGGCGGCCTGAGACGCGGTCACCGGCGTGCCGTTTCGGGCATAGTCAATGGCGTCTGCCAGCAGGCGATTCAGGGGAAGAGCGGTGCCCGTCAGCGTGCGCGAAACCTTCAGTGCTTCGTCCCAGCCGCTCACCGTTCCCGCCACGGTCAGCGCCGCACGAGGCCCGCGATGGGGGATCTGAGAGACATCGTCATAGGCGGCAAGCGTCGCCAGTGAGCCAGCTGCGCCGCTGGCGTCAATGGCAACCGGTTCGCCATCGGGCGGCACGATAAGCCAGAAACCGTCCCCACCGAGACCGTTCATGTGCGGGTAAACCACGGCAATGGTTGCGGCGGCGGCGACCATTGCCTCAATCGCGCTACCGCCTTCGCGCAGAATGGCCAGGGCGCTCTGGCTGGCAAGATGGTGGGGCGCCACGGCCATTCCGTGTACGGAGACATTACTTTGCATGGAGAGTCCTCATAACCCAAAAGTCACAAGGTGCTGCAAAAGCTGTTCCAGTTATGAATGAAAAGTTTCACGTCAGTCGTAACATAACGTTTTAAGAAGCTGGCATGCTTAATGAAAGGTATAGTGAGGTGAAACAAAAGTTACAGAGGCTTTATGGAACAGCTTGATGAACGTCTGAAAGCGCAATACGCGTCGTTGTCACCGCAGGAGCAACGGGTGGCTGATTTTATTTTTGATCATTTCGACGACCTCATTAGTTATAACAGCGCCGAGCTGGCGCAGTTGAGCGGGGTGTCGAAAGCCACGGTGAGCCGTCTGTTTAAGCGTCTGGGCTATGAGAAGTATAAAGAGATGCGCGACGAACTGCGCACGCTGCGCCAGAGCGGCATGCCGCTGACCGATAACCGCGATGCGGTGCAGGGCAACACTCTGCTGGCGCGGCATTATAAGCAGGAGATGGCAAACCTCACCCAGTGGGTCAACGCTCTGGATGCTCAGCAGTTTGCCGAGGCCATGGCCTCAATGGTGAAGGCGCGGCGGAT from Enterobacter ludwigii includes the following:
- the hpxO gene encoding FAD-dependent urate hydroxylase HpxO, whose amino-acid sequence is MRAIVIGAGIGGLSAAVALKKAGIDCTVFEAVKEMKPVGAAISIWPNGVKCMQHLGMGDIIETYGGPMRFMAYKDHRRGDTLTRFSLAPLVERTGGRPCPVSRTELQREMLNFWGHENVQFGKRVESVREDAAGVTVTFTDGTTATGDFLIAADGSHSAVRPYVLGYTPERRYAGYVNWNGLVKIDEEIAPAHQWTTFVGEGKRVSLMPVAGGRFYFFFDVPLPLGLAEDRTTLRADLTGYFRGWAPPVQKLIAALDPETTNRIEIHDIEPFDTLVRGNVALLGDAAHSTTPDIGQGGCAAMEDAVVLGDCLRENHNIALALRQYEALRCDRVRDLVLKARKRCDITHGKDMALTRAWYQELKEETGERIINGLCDTIQAGPLG
- the uraD gene encoding 2-oxo-4-hydroxy-4-carboxy-5-ureidoimidazoline decarboxylase codes for the protein MIALQTFNQLSHEEALAHLQPCVALPDWADALVQGRPYLHRKALFDAARALAQTWDETALTQALNAHPRIGEKPTGARAEAMLSRQEQGAVDNRDRQLAQALQEGNARYEARFGRVFLIRAKGRSGEEILRALNARLENSDAREVQAALEQLREITLLRLEGVIDE
- the uraH gene encoding hydroxyisourate hydrolase; protein product: MSTLSTHILDISTGKPAQGVRVYLEQDGVVLATAFTNAQGRITAFIPFLPAGRYRLVAEIGAWFTETGRDTLYPCAQIDFVTGETADEHFHLPFVIAPGGWSTYRGS
- the guaD gene encoding guanine deaminase, giving the protein MMDYQTAIRCAFFDIAQVCDSADVIAQQARYLEDGLLFIHNGKILAQMAWQEGEQYLDPYKGYTDLRGKLLLPGFVDTHVHYPQTEMIGAFGEQLLEWLTTYTFPVESQFADEAYAKEIAAFFINQLVSHGTTTALVFCTLHPESVEALFTEALRLNMRLIAGKVMMDRHTPDYLSETAKESYRQTRELIQRWHHRGRLGYAITPRFAPTSSPELLAAVSLLREEFPDTWMQTHLSENPNEVAWVSDLWPEHERYLDVYHHYGLTGERSVFAHGIHLHESEWRCLHDTGSAVAFCPTSNLFLGSGLFRLPACWQHQVRMGIGTDVGAGTTFSMLRTLGEAYKVGQLQSYRLRASEAFYHATLGGAHALRLDDKIGNFAPGKEADFIVIDPAVTPLQRLRNRRCQDIYEQLFVLMTLGDERNISETWVNGVQVWSTAAVG
- a CDS encoding NCS1 family nucleobase:cation symporter-1, yielding MPNRQNAQHGTAADSGAVYSPRLCNEDLAPTRDQNWSWYNIFSFWMSDVHSMGGYVVAASFFTLGLASWQVLLCLLIGICIVQLCANLVAKPSQMAGVPYAVICRQAFGVFGANIPAVIRGLIAFAWYGIQTYLAANALMLVALKFWPSLATLTTGSFLGLSHLGWICFAIMWVLQAMVFWHGMSAIKRFIDIAGPAVYVVMLALAGWIVYKTGFDGISFTLASKSLSAGEQTWQMITATALVVSYFSGPLLNFGDFSRYGKSMGEIRRGNRWGLPFNFLLFSIVTVVIVSGTQSLFGRMITDPIETVSRVGNDLAVAIGLLTMITATIGINIVANFVSPAFDFSNCSPQKISFRTGGMIAAVGSILLTPWNLFNSPELIHYTLDVLGAFIGPLFGILIADFYLIKRGKVSVDDLFDDTPKGKYWYRNGFNPKAIGALVPSVAVGLVISFIPSLHEVANFSWFIGVFLGGVTYRWLAREEREAAGASSYSPRVATQKE
- a CDS encoding GntR family transcriptional regulator, translated to MNNINSLQTAPDLHDKDESIFQALMTAIVEHQLLPGSKLPEEALAEVFGVSRTGIRKVLQRLAAVQMVTLTPKRGAHVASPTVEEAQQIFRTRALLEVANLPDVLAHCQPPHLAALEGIIRQEQQAHEAYDGPAAIRHSANFHIQLQAISGNQVLTEMVTGLSQRSSLVIAAWGAPWRQGCRCNDHEQLVELLRQKALQPLSEALMHHFEHIVASLCFERAGECLPDFARLFASHKES
- the hpxZ gene encoding oxalurate catabolism protein HpxZ — translated: MINHDDINLPWVVAEVTAAFYRYEDALVSNNIPVLDELFWHDKNTVRLGAGENLYGIEEIRAFRAARPSAGLQRTLRHTVITTFGEDYAVCSTEFTREGTERIGRQQQTWVRFPYGWRIVAAQVSVMA
- a CDS encoding AtzE family amidohydrolase, whose product is MTLHEMSISEIQQALSAGDLSAHDIARQTLEAITRINPHINAWTTVTEERMLAEAENIDTLRREKRPLPPLAGIPYAVKNLFDVAGHTTLAGAELFSQRPPATADSFAVRQLRSAGGLLSGMVNMDAYAYGFTTENTYYGATRNPHDVTRIAGGSSGGSAAAVAAGLVHFSLGTDTNGSIRVPASLCGIYGLKPTFGRLSRAGSHPFVASLDHIGPFARRVSDLASVYDALQGRDTSDEFQAESSREQTRPLLDRGLDGLRCAVLGGYFSTWCDSDMRDAVARVAKALDVQETLQFPDAELARSAAFIISASEGGNQYLPALRREPGRFEPHSRERLLAGAMIPSAWYIQAQRFRTQARQAFKALFAQADVLIAPATPRSATRIGEEIMEINGQPLPVRASMGMLTQPISFLGLPVTTVPLRTAQGAPVGLQLIAAPFNEQACLRVARVLEASGITDARPAEMAP
- the hpxX gene encoding oxalurate catabolism protein HpxX, translated to MNTTQPDWHAYLAQMESVLGVELDDARRAELHVQFCRIAAMAAPLMALPFDDRLEIAGVYKA
- the hpxW gene encoding oxamate amidohydrolase, with the protein product MQSNVSVHGMAVAPHHLASQSALAILREGGSAIEAMVAAAATIAVVYPHMNGLGGDGFWLIVPPDGEPVAIDASGAAGSLATLAAYDDVSQIPHRGPRAALTVAGTVSGWDEALKVSRTLTGTALPLNRLLADAIDYARNGTPVTASQAAATASKLDELKDLPGFAETWLADGKPPQVGSRFYQPALASTLSHLAEDGLDSFYRGPMAERLARGMATLGLPITLADLNAHVARRTAPLKLQHQQGEVWNLAPPTQGLVSLAILGITDRLSMADADEATTVHRIVEATKLAFGLRDAHITDPRELKTDIQGLLDPAALAALADQVDDNQAAPWGCGKGPGDTVWMGVMDNSGLAVSFIQSIYHEFGSGVVLPDTGIVWQNRGASFSLNPRHLLALAPGKQPFHTLNPAAARLHDGRVMVYGSMGGDGQPQTQAALFTRYVVQGVPLQESIARPRWLLGRTWGQTSDTLKVEGRFTPQTVARLQALGHDVECFPAFSEAMGHAGAIVRHPNGLFEGAFDPRSNGAAAGF